GCAAAAGATCATTTAGCAATGCAAGGGCAGCGTACATTGTTATTTATTGACGAAGTGCACCGCTTTAACAAGTCGCAGCAAGATGCGTTTTTACCACATATCGAAGATGGCACTTTTATTTTTATTGGTGCCACAACGGAGAATCCTTCGTTTTCACTGAATAATGCAATTTTATCGCGTGCACGCGTGTATCAATTAAAAGCGCTTGAACAGCAGGACTTAATGCAAGCCATACACAGTGCGCTTAATAACGATGAGCAGCTACAGCAAAAGCAAATCGAGATTGATAATGCTGCAATTGAAAAACTGGCACTCGCAGGAGATGGCGATGCTAGACGTACGCTTAATTTACTTGAGCAAGCCATTGATATGGCCGATCAACAAAATGATAAACTGATTGTGAGCGAAAATGTGCTGGCGAATGTTCTGCCTGCACATATTGCAAAATACGATAAAGGCGGCGATTTATTTTACGATCTTATTTCAGCGTTTCATAAGTCAGTTCGCGGCTCTAATCCTGATGGTGCGCTTTATTGGCTTTGCCGTATTTTAGCAGGTGGCGGTGACCCGCTTTACGTTGGTAGACGATTATTAGCGATTGCTACAGAAGATATCGGCAACGCCGATCCTCGTGCGATGCAAGTCGCACTTAATGCTTGGGATATTTATCATCGTGTAGGGCCTGCAGAAGGTGAAAGGGCGCTTGCCCAAGCCGCGATATATTTAGCCAGTGCACCAAAGAGTAACGCAGTTTACACAGCGTTTAAGCAAGCAAAACACGATATTGCCAATGAGCCAAGTTTTGAAGTGCCGCATCATCTGCGTAATGCACCAACCAATTTAATGAAAGACCTTGGTTATGGTGCAGAGTATCGCTATGCCCATGATGAACCAGGTGCTTACGCTGCCGGCGAGAAATATCTTCCGGAAGAAATCGCAAATAGAAAATACTATCAACCGACAGAGCGCGGTCTTGAGCAAAAGATAAAAGCAAAGCTCGACTATTTAACCGAGCAAGACAATTTAGCCACTAGGAAACGTTATGACAGGGATTAAACTCTATTTTTACGTTGCTCTTGGTGGTGCAACAGGTGCGTGTCTTCGTTATTTTATTAGTGAATCAATGATAAAACTTTTGGGAAAGGGATTCCCTTTTGCTACCCTGACAGTTAATATTCTCGGTTCATTAATGTTAGGCGTTTTATACGGCCTACTAGAAAAAGAATTAATTGTTGTTAACCCCACCAAATCACTTATCGGAATTGGCTTTTTAGGGGCGTTAACAACGTTTTCAACCTTCTCGATAGATACGCTATTGCTGTTACAGCAAGGGCACTGGTTGAAAGCAACACTCAATGTATTTTTAAATGTAATTGGTTGTGTTTTTGTTGCCTATTTAGGTATGCAGCTAGCAATGCAAAAAGGTTAAAAAAGAATGTTAGACCCACGATTTTTACGTCAGGATATCGAAGAAGCCGCAGAGCGCCTAAAAGGCCGAGGTTTTGAATTAAACGTAGCAGAAATTCAAGCGCTTGAAGAAAAGCGTAAAGCGCTACAAGTTAAAACACAAGAATTACAAAATGAGCGTAACACACGCTCCAAAGCAATTGGTCAAGCAAAAGCAAAAGGTGAAGACATTGCACCTCTGTTGGCTGCTGTAGGTTCCTTAGGTGATGAGTTGGATGCTGCTAAAAAAGAACAAGACGAAATCCTTGCTGAATTAAATGCCATTGCTGCAACGATCCCTAACTTACCAGATAGCGAAGTACCATTTGGTAACGACGAAGACGATAACGTTGAAGTGGTTAAATGGGGCGAGCCAAAACAATATGACTTTGAAGTAAAAGATCACGTTGATTTAGGTGAAGGTTTAGCAAAAGGCTTAGATTTTGAAGCGGGCGTTAAACTTTCAGGCGCACGCTTTACTGTAATGCGCGGCAAAGTGGCGCGTATGCACCGTGCCCTTGTGCAATTTATGCTTGATACGCACACAGACACAAACGGTTATACCGAAATGTATGTACCGTATTTAGTAAACAAAGACAGCTTGTACGGCACAGGTCAGTTACCTAAGTTCGCAGAAGATTTATTCCACACAGAAGCAATCAGCGAGCATAATGAAGGGTTTAGCCTAATTCCAACGGCAGAAGTACCATTAACTAACCTTGGCCGCGATGTTATTTTTGATGAAGCTGAATTACCATTAAAAATGACTGCACATACACCGTGTTTCCGCAGTGAAGCAGGTAGCTATGGCCGTGACACACGTGGTCTTATTCGTCAGCACCAGTTCGACAAAGTTGAATTAGTACAGCTAGTAAAGCCTGAAGACTCAATGCAAGCGTTAGAAGATCTGACTAACCACGCCGAAGGTATTTTACAAGCACTTGAACTACCGTACCGTAAAGTAATTTTATGTACTGGTGATATGGGCTTTGGCGCAAGCAAAACATACGACTTAGAAGTATGGCTGCCAGCGCAAGACACTTACCGTGAAATTTCAAGCTGCTCAAATATGCAAGATTTCCAAGCACGCCGTATGCAAGCACGTTTTCGTCGTCAAGGTGAGAAAAAGCCTGAGTTACTGCACACACTAAATGGTTCTGGTTTAGCGGTTGGTCGTACACTTGTAGCGATTCTAGAGAACTATCAGCAAGCAGATGGCTCGGTAGTGGTACCAGAAGTACTTCGTCCATACATGGGCGGCTTAGAAGTTATTACTGCATAACAGTTAATAGTATTAAAAACCGGCGATATGCCGGTTTTTTTATGCCTGTTGAATAGCCTGTCTATTACGTAGATAAATAGTGTTTCGCTATCGACACACATTAAAATTAGAAACTGTATCGAATATGGCACAGTTATCTAGATTTATTCTAGTGTGAAATTTATAAGCGATTGAAAAATAGATAAAATAATCTTGGCCTGATAATTGTAATTATCCATGTAATGCAATTATTGGATTATGCTTTATGGACATAAAAATAGAGAACAAATCACATAAGCTTAAAAGGCCATTGACCTACGCAGTTTTTGCGTGTCTGTTACTAAGCGCTGTTATGTTTATTCGTCATTATACCCAAGGTGCGTCAAACTTGGTTAAACGAGACGAAATCTTGGTCGCAAAAGTTAAACAGGGCGATTTTGCGATAGACGTAAAAGGACTAGGCAGTTTAGCACTTGAAAAACGCCATTTAATAACGACAAATGCAGGCGGAAAGGTTGTTGAAGTGTTGGTAAAACCGGGTGAATATGTAAAACGAGGCGACATTATAGCGCGCTTAGACAACCCGCAAATCAAAGAGACTCTCATTCAAAAAAATAGCCTTTTGCTTAAAATGGTTGCGCAACATAAAGCGGAGTTGGCACAGCAAAAAGCGTATCTTCAAGAAGCTGAAACTGCCTACCATGATGCCGACCTCGCCCACAAAGCCAACACAATGGAGTGGCAAGCGCAGGCAACCTTAATCGCACAAGGCAATAGCACTATTTCGAAACTTGAACATCAGCGTAGCGAATTCACCGTAAAGCGCAGTTTAAAGCAACTTGCGTTACAAAAAGCGAAAGTGGCGACGCAAAAAGAAATACTCGCCGCAAAACAAAACGCGCAACAAGCAGAGCAGCAAAGCTTAAAATCTGAAATCAGTTTGCTTAGCCAACATATTTCACAATTAGATGTGATATCACCAATTACTGGTCAAATCCAAAATATGTTTGTTGAGCTAGGCACACAGCTGGCAAGTACTGGCTCAGTTGCCGAAGTTGCAGACCAAACCAAACTAATTGCCAAAATAAATGTAGCAGAACTTGATGCACCTAACGTTAAAGTAGGCCAGCAGGCTACAATTGATACCTATACGTCTCGCTTAGATGCACAAGTCACTCGCGTATCGCCCAAAGTGAACAACGGCCATGTTGAAGTTGAGCTTTCATTAATTGATGCAATTCCGTCAGAAGCGCGCGATAAACTCAATATTGAAGGCATTATTAACACTAGCTTTAAAACTCATACACTATTTGTTGCGCTACCGCGTAACGCCATTGCCGAAAGCACAAACAATGTATTTGTGCTGGAAAAGCATCTTGCAACCAAACAAGCGGTAACATTTGGTAAACGCTCCGTGAATTATATTGAAGTTGTAGCAGGGCTAACAATCGACCAAGAAATTATTATTTCCGATATGGAAAAATACACCAACGACACGCAAGTGCTTGTACGCTAGAAGGGAATTACAATGAATCCAGTTATTACTTTAAAAAACATAGAAAAATTATTCAAAACCGATGAAATCGCAACGCAAGCACTTAATGGCATTAATCTAGTGGTTAATCCCGGGGAGTTTGTGGCTATAACAGGGCCTTCTGGTTGCGGTAAGTCGACGTTACTTTCTGTGTTAGGGCTGATTGATGAGCCAACAGATGGCGAATACAGCATTAGTGGCAAACAAGCGGTTAATTTAAGTTCTGATCAACGCGCGCATATTCGCGCTAATCATATTGGATTTATCTTCCAAGCATTTAACCTTATAAGTGACTTAAATGTACTTGAAAATGTGATGTTGCCACTGACCTATATCGGTGGCTACTCGGAACAACAAATGATAGAAAAAGCGCGTAAGGCGTTGATGTTAGTTGACCTTGAAAATCGCATTAATCACTTTCCTTCACAGTTATCAGGGGGGCAACAGCAGCGTGTTGCGGTAGCTCGCGCGCTTATTAACGAGCCTGATTTAATTTTAGCGGATGAACCAACGGGTAACTTAGATTCGAAAAACGCGCAACAAGTATTGCAGTTACTAAAAGATTTACACCTGTCAGGTAAAACAATTTGTATGGTAACCCACGATGCAGAGTCAACACACTATGCCAGTCGTACGTTGAACATGTTAGACGGTGCAATTGTGCGTGATAAACAGAAAACCTCGGATACTAACCCTTCAGTGGTGTTAGAGGTATAAGCTATGGGGCTGTTATTAGATTTTCGCTACGCGCTACGCAATATCGTTAAATCACTGCGTTTTTCACTGTTAATGATCTTTATTATGGTAGGGAGTTTAACCATTTCATTGATAGGGTTTAACTTTATTCATACCATCGCGTTTTCGCACTCAAGTTTTAATCACAACAAAGAAGACATTCGCATCTTAAAGGTATGGAATTCGTTAACATCGCAACGAGAATTTACGTATTCGATGTTAGATGGCTTTAAACAGCTGGATGAGGTCAATTCACTTGAAAGCTGGATCACCATTAAGCGCAGCAGTTTATGGTTGAGTACGCAACATTATGGTAAGCATTTTCGAGCGTCTTATGTTGACCCGTCATTTTTTAAGTTTTTGGGACAAGAGCCGGTAATTGGGCGAGGCTTTACGAACGTCGATTACAGTAATAATGCGCCTGATGTGGTAGTGATTTCACATATCGTGTGGCAGCAACTATTTCAGCGCGATAGCGCTATTCTTGGTAAACAGTTAAACGTGGCAGGCAAGCCCCATACTATTGTTGGCGTAATGGAAAAGCGTAATCATTTTCCGATTTTTTCAAAGATTTGGTTGCCGCTAAAGCAGGCGAATATGAAGCCTGATGATGGTATCGATATTCTTTATAAGTTGCCAAATGCCGAATTTGAACGCACCTTCGAAACCCAAATCGCTCATTATTTTTACAACGCAATCAAAGATCAGGTAAGTGACAGTGATAAACAAACCGGGCAGGGTGTGCGTATTGAGTCACTCACTTTGGTTGAACTCAATACCGACGGTGAAGCCGTATTTGTATTTGGTTTGTTTGTGTTTGGTATTGTGATTGTGCTGTTTATTTCAGGGGTGAATATTGGCAACTTACTGTTTGCGAAAATTATGGAAAAGCAAAAGGAGTCTGCTATTCGCGCTGCAATCGGTGCAACACAAAAGCGTGTGATCCAGCAGCATGTTACAGAAGGTCTAATATATTGCATCGTTAGTTGGGTATTTGCCTTGATCTTTACGTCGTTAGGACTAGAAATACTGAATTTTTACATGAATGTAATGTTTGGCGGAAAAATGCCGTATTGGTGGTATTGGCATTTAAATGTGCAAACAGTTTTAGTCTCGCTGTTACTATTAGCCATTATTTTTACATTTGCTGTGTTACTGCCGGCATATAAATCGGCAAAGTTTAATATTAGCAATGTACTGCGCGATGGTACACGAGGCGCAACGGGTAAAGAAACCACACTGATGTCACGTCGCTTATTGTGCGTACAAGTATCATTGGTGAGTTTTTTGCTAATGATTGCAAGTACTGTTGGCTATGTGATGTATTCAATTGCAACGAATATCGATGGCGAGCTCAGTAAAGGCGTTTACTCAGTTTATCTAGATTTTGATAATAATGATGAGTTAACCAACGACGAGCAATTAACACTAATAAATACGTTAGCGGTGGGGCTTTCAAAACAAGGCAATATTATTGACGCGGTAGTGTTTGATTCGCATATACACGCTGACGTACTGTACCCAAATGGTGATATCTATAATGAGAAGTTTATCAGTATTAGTGCAGAGTCACATTTGTTTGCCCGAGAGTTGTTAACTGGGCGAAATTTCAATAGCAATGACAACAGTGAATCAAAACCAGTAGTCATCATTAGTGAGTCACTTGCTAACGCTTTGTTTGGTAATCAAAATGTAATCGGGTCGCAATTAATGTTGAAAGACGCGATGTGGCCAAGTGTTGAGATTATCGGCGTTGCGAAAGATGAAATCAGCGGAGTATCAGGTGACTCGCGCCATGAGCTTTACTTTAGTTTACGCCAAACCCATTTTATGGATGACAGTGTAAACATTCGATTATTGACCAATAACACGGCAAATGAAGCATTAGAGGACTTCTATCGCGTTAAGATGCAATTATCTCATGATTTAACCATGTATTACATGTTCGACCATTACGATAACCACACATCCATGATTAAATCATTTGCAGCGATTATTTATGTATTTTTGCTGGTAGGTGGTTTCGCTCTAACGCTATCGCTAATCGGTATTTATGCGATGGGTATTAGTAATATCAATAAATCCCGCTATGAGATAGGAATTCGCCGCGCGATTGGGGCTAAAGATAGCCAAATTATGCGGTTATTTATTAAAAAGAACATTACGCATATTTTGTACGGTATTGGTACGTCGTTGTTAGTGTTTGGCATTCTATGTTATCTTGCAGAAAGCTTTTTAAGAGGAAATGTGCCAATTAACATTATGTTAGAGGCGGGTGCATTGACTGTAGTTGTGGTACTTGCAGCGGTTTGTCTCGCACTATACGTACCAGTAAGGCACGTTATTAAACAGCAGCCTGCAACAAGTTTAAGAATGGATTAAGGTTTCTTGAAAACAATTTTAGTTGTCGACGACTCGCTTGATATTCAAGCGAGTCTCAAGTTCTTTTTAGAAGATGAAGGGTATCTTTGTCACGGTGTGCTTTCACCGGATACAGCGCTCGATTATGTTGCAAAAAACAGTGTCGATTTAGTGCTGCTTGATATGAATTTTAGCCAAAACACTACCAGTGGCGCAGAGGGTTTAACTGCAATTGAAGCGCTGAAAGAACTAGACCCGCTGTTACCTGTGATTGTGATGACGGGTTGGGCAACGCTTGATTTAGCCGTTAAAGCGTTAACCACGGGGGCTGCAGATTTTATCGAAAAACCGTGGCAAGATGAACGTTTAGCTCATGCAATTAAACTTCAGCTGAACGCACGTCGCGATAAGCAAGACTTAGCGCGATTAACCCAAGAAAAACAACGCTCAATTGCACACCAATCCGCATTACACGCATATAGTACACAAAAGCAGCAAGTTTTGAGTCAACTCGAAAACTTAGCAAAAAGCGATATGAATATACTGCTAACGGGTGAAAACGGCACCGGCAAAAGCTATTACGCGAAGTATATTCATCAGCATTCTAATCGCTCTAAAGCCGGTTTTATCGCTCTCAATATGGGGGCGCTGAGTGATGAGTTGTTTAACTCTGAAGTGTTTGGCCATAAAAAAGGAGCGTTTACTGGCGCAAGCCAAGATCGTTTAGGAGCGTTTACCTTAGCTGAAGATGGCACCTTGTTTTTAGATGAAATCGCTAACTTATCCGCACAATCACAAGCAAAGTTATTACATGTACTTGAAGAGCGAAAATACACAGCCCTTGGTAGCAGCAAGGTGTTAGAGAATAAAGCGCGTATTATTTCTGCAACTAATGCGGATTTATCTGAGGCAATTGTAAACGATTTGTTTCGCCAAGATTTATATTACCGTTTAAACACAGTTGAAATTGAAATCCCCCCGTTAAGATCGTGTAAAGACGATATTTTACCGCTTGCAAACCAGTTTTTAACATCATTCTGTAAGCAATACGATAAGCCTGCTTTATCACTTGCACAATGCGCCAAACAGGCACTGCTTAACTATGGTTTTCCGGGTAATGTTAGGGAGCTTAAACATATTATTGAGCGCGTTATATTTATGGCGAATGGACAGCAAATAACTGCTCAAGATTTAATGTTAAGTGCTACAACAAGCAATAGTAAACCAAATGTACAACACACAGTTAATATGACGCTCAGTATCGATGAAGTCATTGAACAAGCGTTATTATCACGACTCGAACACTTTAATGGCAATGCATCAAAAGCGGCCAAAAGTTTAGGAATGTCGCGCAGTGCTTGGTATCGCAAAATGTCTAAGTATGATGCGGTTTAACGCATTTTCAGGGCGCTGGCTGACAAGCCTGCTGTTATTGATACTCGTCAATGGCTTACTGATCACTCATGATTACCCGTTAGCGCTTATTTTATTGGTAAATCTCACCTCAGCATTATGGTTTTTAATAGAGACCTATCGCGATGCGATAGCTAAATGCAATACGATTAATTTAATCGATACGTTATTGATTTCATTGCGCCAAGGTGAGTATGCAATTAGAGCAAATGAGGCACAAGATAGCGCGCTAAGCTCCACTGTTGAACACTTAAATGCCCTTGCAACTAAAATGCAAAGAGACCAGCGGTTAGTAACCGAGCAACAAGATTTGCTAGCGCAGATAATCGAGAAGGTTGATTTTGCATTGCTGGTGTTCAACGAACACAGCTGTATATTCAGAAATCAATACGCGGCGCAAACATTCGATGCAAGTGATCAAAGTAATATGTGGGCTTGGTACAAGGCGTTACTAGCCAATCAACAACAAGGAAAAGTGGCGTTAAAAATTAATGGCAAACAGCATGCATTTTTAATCGAGCAATCGTACTGTCGTATCGGTGAACAAAATTACGTTTTGTTAGTTTTAAAGCAATTGGATTCTATTTTATATCAACAAGAAAAAGACGCGCTTAAAAAGTTTGTTCGTATTCTAAGTCACGAGATTAATAATACACTGGCGCCAATTGGCACAGTCGCGCGCAGCCTAAATAAACGGCTCGCAAATGACATTGACAAGGATAGTTTTGCAACGGGATTAACGCTAATTAATGAACGTGCGAATTATTTAAAGTCGTTTATGGATAACTATGTGTCACTGGCAAAATTACCAGCGGCTCACAAAAACATTGAAAGCTGTGATACGTTATGCGAGCAGTTAACGGCAATTTACCCAGACATCAAAATTCAATATGAGCAAAGCGTGTTTGGCTTTTTCGATATAAGTCAGATAAAACAAGTGCTCTGTCATTTAATTAATAATGCATGTGAAGCATCTAGTCCATCACCACATGTGTTTTTAAAGCTTAGCGCAAACGATACAGACATTATATTTGATGTAATCGATACTGGACCTGGCTTTTCTAATTTGGAAGACGCCGGCACTGCGTTTTATACAACAAAAAGCGGGGGTAATGGTATTGGTTTAATGTTGTCACGCGTAATTATTGAAAATCATGGTTCGGTACTTAAACTTCAAAACCACACAGAGGGTGGGGCGTGGGTACAATTTGCATTAGAACGGGTTATTAACAATACCAATTCATTTAAGTAGCTGAGCATCTTAGCGCGCTAAATATCATGCGAGCTGCATTAGAATTT
This region of Pseudoalteromonas spongiae UST010723-006 genomic DNA includes:
- a CDS encoding replication-associated recombination protein A, which encodes MSNLSFSFAPEIRPLAARMRPTNLSQYIGQKHLLSEGSPLYNAILAGRCHSLILWGPPGVGKTTLAEVIAHHADANVIRLSAVTSGVKEIRESVASAKDHLAMQGQRTLLFIDEVHRFNKSQQDAFLPHIEDGTFIFIGATTENPSFSLNNAILSRARVYQLKALEQQDLMQAIHSALNNDEQLQQKQIEIDNAAIEKLALAGDGDARRTLNLLEQAIDMADQQNDKLIVSENVLANVLPAHIAKYDKGGDLFYDLISAFHKSVRGSNPDGALYWLCRILAGGGDPLYVGRRLLAIATEDIGNADPRAMQVALNAWDIYHRVGPAEGERALAQAAIYLASAPKSNAVYTAFKQAKHDIANEPSFEVPHHLRNAPTNLMKDLGYGAEYRYAHDEPGAYAAGEKYLPEEIANRKYYQPTERGLEQKIKAKLDYLTEQDNLATRKRYDRD
- the crcB gene encoding fluoride efflux transporter CrcB; this translates as MTGIKLYFYVALGGATGACLRYFISESMIKLLGKGFPFATLTVNILGSLMLGVLYGLLEKELIVVNPTKSLIGIGFLGALTTFSTFSIDTLLLLQQGHWLKATLNVFLNVIGCVFVAYLGMQLAMQKG
- the serS gene encoding serine--tRNA ligase, translated to MLDPRFLRQDIEEAAERLKGRGFELNVAEIQALEEKRKALQVKTQELQNERNTRSKAIGQAKAKGEDIAPLLAAVGSLGDELDAAKKEQDEILAELNAIAATIPNLPDSEVPFGNDEDDNVEVVKWGEPKQYDFEVKDHVDLGEGLAKGLDFEAGVKLSGARFTVMRGKVARMHRALVQFMLDTHTDTNGYTEMYVPYLVNKDSLYGTGQLPKFAEDLFHTEAISEHNEGFSLIPTAEVPLTNLGRDVIFDEAELPLKMTAHTPCFRSEAGSYGRDTRGLIRQHQFDKVELVQLVKPEDSMQALEDLTNHAEGILQALELPYRKVILCTGDMGFGASKTYDLEVWLPAQDTYREISSCSNMQDFQARRMQARFRRQGEKKPELLHTLNGSGLAVGRTLVAILENYQQADGSVVVPEVLRPYMGGLEVITA
- a CDS encoding efflux RND transporter periplasmic adaptor subunit, giving the protein MFIRHYTQGASNLVKRDEILVAKVKQGDFAIDVKGLGSLALEKRHLITTNAGGKVVEVLVKPGEYVKRGDIIARLDNPQIKETLIQKNSLLLKMVAQHKAELAQQKAYLQEAETAYHDADLAHKANTMEWQAQATLIAQGNSTISKLEHQRSEFTVKRSLKQLALQKAKVATQKEILAAKQNAQQAEQQSLKSEISLLSQHISQLDVISPITGQIQNMFVELGTQLASTGSVAEVADQTKLIAKINVAELDAPNVKVGQQATIDTYTSRLDAQVTRVSPKVNNGHVEVELSLIDAIPSEARDKLNIEGIINTSFKTHTLFVALPRNAIAESTNNVFVLEKHLATKQAVTFGKRSVNYIEVVAGLTIDQEIIISDMEKYTNDTQVLVR
- a CDS encoding ABC transporter ATP-binding protein; translation: MNPVITLKNIEKLFKTDEIATQALNGINLVVNPGEFVAITGPSGCGKSTLLSVLGLIDEPTDGEYSISGKQAVNLSSDQRAHIRANHIGFIFQAFNLISDLNVLENVMLPLTYIGGYSEQQMIEKARKALMLVDLENRINHFPSQLSGGQQQRVAVARALINEPDLILADEPTGNLDSKNAQQVLQLLKDLHLSGKTICMVTHDAESTHYASRTLNMLDGAIVRDKQKTSDTNPSVVLEV
- a CDS encoding ABC transporter permease; the protein is MGLLLDFRYALRNIVKSLRFSLLMIFIMVGSLTISLIGFNFIHTIAFSHSSFNHNKEDIRILKVWNSLTSQREFTYSMLDGFKQLDEVNSLESWITIKRSSLWLSTQHYGKHFRASYVDPSFFKFLGQEPVIGRGFTNVDYSNNAPDVVVISHIVWQQLFQRDSAILGKQLNVAGKPHTIVGVMEKRNHFPIFSKIWLPLKQANMKPDDGIDILYKLPNAEFERTFETQIAHYFYNAIKDQVSDSDKQTGQGVRIESLTLVELNTDGEAVFVFGLFVFGIVIVLFISGVNIGNLLFAKIMEKQKESAIRAAIGATQKRVIQQHVTEGLIYCIVSWVFALIFTSLGLEILNFYMNVMFGGKMPYWWYWHLNVQTVLVSLLLLAIIFTFAVLLPAYKSAKFNISNVLRDGTRGATGKETTLMSRRLLCVQVSLVSFLLMIASTVGYVMYSIATNIDGELSKGVYSVYLDFDNNDELTNDEQLTLINTLAVGLSKQGNIIDAVVFDSHIHADVLYPNGDIYNEKFISISAESHLFARELLTGRNFNSNDNSESKPVVIISESLANALFGNQNVIGSQLMLKDAMWPSVEIIGVAKDEISGVSGDSRHELYFSLRQTHFMDDSVNIRLLTNNTANEALEDFYRVKMQLSHDLTMYYMFDHYDNHTSMIKSFAAIIYVFLLVGGFALTLSLIGIYAMGISNINKSRYEIGIRRAIGAKDSQIMRLFIKKNITHILYGIGTSLLVFGILCYLAESFLRGNVPINIMLEAGALTVVVVLAAVCLALYVPVRHVIKQQPATSLRMD
- a CDS encoding sigma-54-dependent transcriptional regulator, which codes for MKTILVVDDSLDIQASLKFFLEDEGYLCHGVLSPDTALDYVAKNSVDLVLLDMNFSQNTTSGAEGLTAIEALKELDPLLPVIVMTGWATLDLAVKALTTGAADFIEKPWQDERLAHAIKLQLNARRDKQDLARLTQEKQRSIAHQSALHAYSTQKQQVLSQLENLAKSDMNILLTGENGTGKSYYAKYIHQHSNRSKAGFIALNMGALSDELFNSEVFGHKKGAFTGASQDRLGAFTLAEDGTLFLDEIANLSAQSQAKLLHVLEERKYTALGSSKVLENKARIISATNADLSEAIVNDLFRQDLYYRLNTVEIEIPPLRSCKDDILPLANQFLTSFCKQYDKPALSLAQCAKQALLNYGFPGNVRELKHIIERVIFMANGQQITAQDLMLSATTSNSKPNVQHTVNMTLSIDEVIEQALLSRLEHFNGNASKAAKSLGMSRSAWYRKMSKYDAV
- a CDS encoding sensor histidine kinase — its product is MMRFNAFSGRWLTSLLLLILVNGLLITHDYPLALILLVNLTSALWFLIETYRDAIAKCNTINLIDTLLISLRQGEYAIRANEAQDSALSSTVEHLNALATKMQRDQRLVTEQQDLLAQIIEKVDFALLVFNEHSCIFRNQYAAQTFDASDQSNMWAWYKALLANQQQGKVALKINGKQHAFLIEQSYCRIGEQNYVLLVLKQLDSILYQQEKDALKKFVRILSHEINNTLAPIGTVARSLNKRLANDIDKDSFATGLTLINERANYLKSFMDNYVSLAKLPAAHKNIESCDTLCEQLTAIYPDIKIQYEQSVFGFFDISQIKQVLCHLINNACEASSPSPHVFLKLSANDTDIIFDVIDTGPGFSNLEDAGTAFYTTKSGGNGIGLMLSRVIIENHGSVLKLQNHTEGGAWVQFALERVINNTNSFK